In Reichenbachiella agarivorans, one genomic interval encodes:
- a CDS encoding transposase — translation MKRERRNFDKEFKMMVVNLVSSGKPTKEVAEELGIKPDLVRRWRREHEQYQEGSFSGQGNTNMTDEQKEIARLRKALLDAQEERDILKKAVSIFSKNDGKFSSS, via the coding sequence ATGAAAAGAGAAAGGAGGAACTTCGATAAGGAGTTTAAAATGATGGTAGTTAACCTGGTTTCATCAGGAAAGCCTACCAAAGAAGTAGCCGAGGAGCTGGGGATCAAACCAGACCTAGTCAGACGGTGGAGACGAGAACATGAACAATATCAGGAAGGGAGTTTTTCTGGACAGGGAAACACAAATATGACTGATGAACAAAAAGAGATAGCCAGACTACGCAAAGCGCTCCTAGATGCCCAGGAAGAAAGGGATATCCTAAAAAAGGCGGTGAGCATCTTCTCCAAGAACGACGGGAAGTTTTCTTCTTCATGA